A genomic stretch from Acinonyx jubatus isolate Ajub_Pintada_27869175 chromosome E2, VMU_Ajub_asm_v1.0, whole genome shotgun sequence includes:
- the CKM gene encoding creatine kinase M-type, which translates to MPFGNTHNKFKLNYKPEEEYPDLSKHNNHMAKALTLEIYKKLRDKETPSGFTLDDVIQTGVDNPGHPFIMTVGCVAGDEESYQVFKDLFDPIIQDRHGGYKPTDKHKTDLNHENLKGGDDLDPNYVLSSRVRTGRSIKGYTLPPHCSRGERRAVEKLSVEALNSLTGEFKGKYYPLKSMTEQEQQQLIDDHFLFDKPVSPLLLASGMARDWPDARGIWHNDNKSFLVWVNEEDHLRVISMEKGGNMKEVFRRFCVGLQKIEEIFKKAGHPFMWNEHLGYVLTCPSNLGTGLRGGVHVKLAHLSKHPKFEEILTRLRLQKRGTGGVDTAAVGSVFDVSNADRLGSSEVEQVQLVVDGVKLMVEMEKKLEKGQSIDDMIPAQK; encoded by the exons ATGCCATTCGGTAACACCCACAACAAGTTCAAGCTGAACTACAAGCCTGAGGAGGAATACCCTGACCTCAGCAAGCACAACAACCACATGGCCAAGGCGCTGACCCTTGAGATTTACAAGAAGCTGCGGGACAAGGAGACTCCATCCGGGTTCACTCTGGATGACGTCATCCAGACAGGTGTGGACAACCCAG GTCACCCCTTCATCATGACCGTGGGCTGTGTGGCTGGCGACGAGGAGTCCTACCAGGTTTTCAAGGATCTCTTCGACCCCATCATCCAGGACCGGCACGGGGGCTACAAACCCACCGACAAGCACAAGACCGATCTCAACCATGAGAACCTCAAG GGCGGAGATGATCTGGATCCCAACTACGTGCTCAGCAGCCGCGTCCGCACGGGCCGCAGCATCAAGGGCTACACGCTGCCCCCCCACTGCTCCCGGGGCGAGCGCCGGGCGGTGGAGAAGCTCTCCGTGGAAG CCCTCAACAGCCTGACAGGCGAGTTCAAGGGGAAGTACTACCCTCTGAAGAGCATGACCGAGCAGGAACAGCAGCAGCTTATTGACGATCACTTCCTGTTCGACAAGCCCGTGTCCCCACTGCTGCTGGCCTCAGGCATGGCCCGTGACTGGCCCGACGCCCGCGGCATCTG GCACAATGACAACAAGAGCTTCCTGGTGTGGGTGAACGAGGAAGACCACCTCCGAGTCATCTCCATGGAGAAGGGGGGCAACATGAAGGAGGTTTTCCGCCGCTTCTGCGTGGGGCTGCAGAAG ATTGAGGAGATCTTCAAGAAGGCCGGCCACCCCTTCATGTGGAACGAGCACTTGGGCTACGTGCTCACCTGCCCATCCAACCTGGGCACCGGGCTGCGTGGAGGCGTGCATGTCAAGCTGGCGCACCTGAGCAAGCACCCCAAGTTCGAGGAGATCCTCACCCGTCTGCGCCTGCAGAAGCGGGGCACAG GTGGTGTGGACACAGCTGCTGTGGGCTCAGTATTCGACGTGTCCAACGCCGATCGGCTGGGCTCGTCCGAAGTGGAACAGGTGCAGCTGGTGGTGGATGGTGTGAAGCTCATGGTGGAGATGgagaagaaactggaaaagggCCAGTCCATCGACGACATGATCCCCGCCCAGAAATAG